A single window of Bremerella cremea DNA harbors:
- a CDS encoding alkaline phosphatase D family protein, whose translation MFRSSANAFLSDRRQFVLGAGSLALLPWFGQCLPGAAKANASFAKNPFTLGVASGDPLPDGFVLWTRLAPEPIEGGGMPAEVYQVTWELSEDESFKTIAKSGKAFATPQLGHSVHVEVHGLPADKWYFYRFQCGDAMSPVGRARTTPGFDAAPEQLRFAFASCQHWEQGYFTALGHMAQEELDLMLHLGDYIYEYAPKANRVRQHNSHEIESLDDYRNRYALYRTDPNLQAAHARCPWLVVWDDHEFDNNCAGDISEEKGIDPADFLLRRANAYQAYYEMMPLRRRCMPKGPHMQLYRRIAYGQLANFQMLDTRQYRTDQPNGDGLKPYNEAEADRFATLLGDKQEHWLMRDLIASHSNWNILGQQVMMAHVDRMEGEGEKYSMDQWPGYSHSRNRLLEFMRDRKVPNPVVLTGDIHKNWVNDLKVDFQNEKEAPMGTEFVATSITSGGNGGQMSDAEKVIQSENPFVKFFNGERGYVSCTVTPTEWRSDYQVVEFVDKPDAPLVTRASFVVESGQAGAQRV comes from the coding sequence ATGTTCCGTTCATCCGCCAATGCTTTTTTGTCCGATCGGCGTCAATTTGTCTTAGGAGCTGGCTCGCTGGCTCTGCTGCCGTGGTTTGGCCAATGCCTGCCCGGGGCTGCGAAGGCCAATGCTTCGTTCGCCAAGAATCCTTTTACTTTAGGCGTTGCCAGCGGCGATCCCCTGCCCGATGGCTTTGTGCTGTGGACGCGCCTGGCCCCTGAGCCGATTGAAGGGGGCGGAATGCCGGCGGAAGTTTATCAGGTGACCTGGGAACTATCCGAAGACGAGAGTTTTAAAACGATTGCCAAAAGCGGTAAGGCATTTGCCACTCCGCAGTTAGGGCACAGTGTTCACGTTGAAGTTCATGGACTGCCTGCCGATAAGTGGTACTTCTATCGCTTTCAATGTGGTGATGCGATGAGCCCGGTTGGCCGTGCCCGTACGACTCCCGGTTTCGATGCTGCCCCAGAACAGTTGCGTTTCGCGTTTGCTTCCTGTCAGCACTGGGAGCAAGGCTATTTCACCGCCCTCGGGCACATGGCGCAAGAAGAACTCGACTTGATGCTCCATTTGGGAGATTACATCTACGAATATGCTCCCAAGGCGAATCGGGTTCGTCAGCACAATAGTCATGAAATTGAGTCGCTGGACGACTACCGCAATCGCTACGCGTTGTATCGTACCGACCCAAACTTACAAGCCGCCCATGCCCGCTGCCCTTGGCTGGTTGTGTGGGACGATCACGAATTCGACAACAACTGTGCCGGTGATATCTCGGAAGAAAAAGGAATCGATCCGGCAGACTTCCTTTTGCGGCGGGCCAACGCCTACCAGGCCTATTACGAGATGATGCCGCTGCGTCGTCGTTGCATGCCAAAGGGCCCCCACATGCAACTTTACCGCCGCATTGCCTATGGCCAATTGGCCAACTTTCAGATGCTTGACACACGTCAGTACCGCACCGATCAACCCAACGGCGACGGCTTGAAGCCATACAACGAAGCGGAAGCCGATCGTTTTGCCACACTGCTAGGCGATAAGCAGGAACATTGGCTGATGCGTGACCTGATTGCCTCGCACAGCAACTGGAACATCCTGGGCCAGCAAGTCATGATGGCGCACGTCGATCGGATGGAAGGGGAAGGCGAAAAGTACAGCATGGACCAATGGCCCGGCTACAGCCATTCCCGCAATCGCCTGCTTGAATTCATGCGAGACCGTAAAGTGCCGAATCCGGTCGTGCTGACCGGCGACATTCACAAAAACTGGGTGAACGACTTAAAGGTCGACTTTCAGAACGAAAAAGAAGCTCCGATGGGGACCGAGTTTGTTGCCACATCGATCACGTCCGGTGGAAATGGCGGCCAGATGAGCGATGCCGAGAAGGTAATTCAAAGCGAAAACCCATTTGTGAAGTTCTTTAATGGCGAACGTGGCTACGTGAGTTGTACCGTCACTCCAACCGAGTGGCGCAGCGACTATCAGGTGGTCGAGTTCGTCGATAAACCAGACGCACCGCTGGTAACGCGAGCCTCGTTCGTTGTCGAGTCGGGGCAAGCTGGTGCTCAGCGTGTCTAA
- a CDS encoding aminotransferase class I/II-fold pyridoxal phosphate-dependent enzyme, with the protein MTPEMLNSFTPPSTNIVDRLRHRAEHLGSQVAFTFLVDGEDEEIKLTYEQLDRRCQAIAAELQARGMEGERALLLFPPGLDFIAAFFGCLYAGVVAVPAYPPRRNRNMVRIQAIADDAQAKVALTTAEVYERMVPMLEETPGLKTIDWIRIDQVEDKLAAKWDQPRLTAETMAFLQYTSGSTGTPKGVMLSHGNMMHNSALISYAFEHTRSVRACFWLPMYHDMGLIGGVLQPMQIGQPNVLMSPMAFLQQPYRWLRAISKYQCNISGGPNFAYELCVQKITPEQREKLDLSSWELAFNGAEPVRPETLDRFAKTFEPCGFRREAFYPCYGMAEATLIISGGMKKSPPVIQAVDGYSLDQHQVVDADPDDDGARVIVGCGNTLPDQRILIVDPDTFERKQPDEVGEVWVCGPSIAKGYWRNEEATETIFKAYTSDTNEGPFLRTGDLGFMNNGELFITGRLKDMIIVRGVNRYPQDIEQTVTQCHDLMEGMTAAAVMAEVADRERLIIVAEAPRAKRKDLTDIIATIRREVAIEHEISVDGVALIRRGSIPKTSSGKIQRHACKEHFLTHTLPVLERWVAWDEVQVSEEIQRVKLRRAQLEAARADAEGLAVSDPLVRQRTVQLVIDKIREIARDRARHIEPETDILELDLDSLERMEIIASIEDLYGARFPDDILPSMRTVAQVADSIEIYLATDDLRPSVPSEIPQEMFGFSALPEYRQVRQFADQLGELGLPNPYFQVLDGPTSATASVEGKEVINFAGYNYLGLAEQEEVKQAAIDAITQQGTSTSGSRLISGERQIHRQLEGELAQFLGVDSAMLMSGGHAANETTIGHLLRTGDLILHDSLAHSSIITGANLSGARRRPYPHNDWRELDEILHDIRKDYRRVLIVAEGVYGMEGDICPLPELVEIRNRHKTWLMINEAHSLGTLGPTGRGVREHFGVDPSEVDIWIGTLSKALGSNGGFVAGSHELIDYLKHTASGFVYSAGLAPSSTAAALAALKLIEANPNWIAKLQQNSDLVRDLAKKAGLNIGSSQLSPIVPIIVGDSMMTMILAQKLLADGVNARPLTYPAVEESAARLRLFVNAHHTKDQIRQTINKLAALWSKLQRENHASAG; encoded by the coding sequence GTGACTCCAGAGATGCTCAATTCGTTTACCCCTCCTTCCACGAACATCGTTGATCGTTTGCGTCATCGTGCCGAGCATCTGGGATCACAGGTCGCTTTCACTTTTCTGGTTGATGGTGAAGACGAAGAGATCAAGCTCACCTACGAGCAACTCGATCGTCGTTGCCAGGCAATCGCCGCCGAGCTTCAAGCTCGTGGTATGGAAGGGGAACGCGCGCTTCTGCTTTTCCCGCCAGGGCTCGACTTCATCGCGGCCTTCTTCGGTTGCTTGTACGCCGGTGTAGTGGCGGTGCCCGCTTATCCTCCGCGCCGCAATCGCAACATGGTCCGCATCCAGGCCATCGCAGACGATGCCCAGGCCAAGGTCGCGCTGACCACTGCCGAAGTTTACGAACGCATGGTCCCCATGCTTGAAGAAACGCCCGGCCTGAAAACCATCGATTGGATTCGCATCGATCAGGTGGAAGACAAGCTGGCAGCCAAGTGGGATCAGCCACGCCTGACGGCCGAGACCATGGCCTTTCTGCAGTACACGTCCGGTTCGACCGGCACGCCGAAGGGAGTGATGCTCTCGCACGGCAACATGATGCATAACTCGGCCCTCATTTCGTATGCCTTCGAGCATACCCGTAGCGTGCGGGCCTGTTTCTGGTTGCCGATGTACCACGACATGGGGCTCATCGGTGGCGTGCTTCAGCCAATGCAAATTGGTCAGCCCAACGTCTTGATGTCGCCGATGGCCTTTTTGCAGCAGCCGTATCGCTGGCTGCGTGCGATCTCGAAATACCAATGCAATATCAGCGGGGGGCCGAACTTTGCTTACGAGTTGTGCGTGCAGAAGATCACGCCAGAACAACGTGAGAAGCTCGATCTCAGCAGTTGGGAATTGGCATTTAACGGTGCCGAACCTGTCCGCCCGGAAACGCTCGATCGGTTTGCCAAGACATTTGAACCCTGCGGTTTCCGTCGCGAGGCGTTTTACCCTTGTTACGGCATGGCCGAAGCCACGCTCATCATCTCTGGCGGCATGAAAAAAAGCCCGCCGGTCATTCAAGCGGTGGATGGCTACTCGCTCGACCAACACCAAGTCGTCGACGCCGATCCCGATGACGACGGTGCTCGCGTGATTGTTGGCTGTGGCAATACGCTCCCCGACCAACGAATCTTGATCGTCGACCCAGACACGTTCGAGCGGAAACAACCAGACGAAGTCGGCGAAGTTTGGGTTTGCGGCCCTAGTATCGCCAAAGGTTACTGGCGAAACGAAGAAGCGACCGAGACGATCTTCAAAGCCTATACGTCCGACACCAACGAAGGGCCTTTCCTCCGAACGGGCGACCTTGGTTTTATGAACAACGGCGAGTTATTCATTACCGGGCGTTTGAAAGACATGATCATTGTGCGGGGCGTTAATCGCTACCCGCAAGACATCGAACAAACCGTCACCCAATGCCACGACTTGATGGAAGGGATGACCGCTGCGGCCGTCATGGCGGAAGTCGCCGATCGAGAACGCTTGATCATCGTCGCCGAAGCACCGCGTGCCAAACGGAAAGACCTGACCGATATCATCGCCACGATTCGCCGCGAAGTTGCGATCGAGCATGAAATATCGGTCGACGGAGTGGCCCTGATTCGACGCGGCTCGATCCCCAAGACATCCAGTGGAAAGATCCAGCGACACGCGTGCAAGGAACATTTCCTCACCCATACGCTGCCCGTTTTAGAACGCTGGGTTGCGTGGGACGAAGTTCAAGTTTCCGAAGAGATCCAACGCGTTAAGCTTCGTCGTGCCCAACTGGAAGCAGCCCGAGCCGATGCCGAAGGTCTAGCCGTTTCCGACCCGCTTGTGCGGCAACGGACCGTACAGCTCGTGATCGACAAGATTCGCGAAATCGCCCGCGATCGAGCCCGGCACATTGAGCCAGAAACCGATATTTTGGAACTCGATCTCGATTCGCTCGAACGGATGGAGATCATTGCTTCCATTGAAGATTTGTACGGGGCACGTTTCCCTGACGACATCTTGCCTTCCATGCGAACGGTCGCCCAAGTGGCCGACAGCATTGAAATCTACTTGGCAACAGACGACCTACGTCCCAGCGTGCCTAGCGAGATCCCGCAAGAGATGTTCGGTTTCTCGGCCTTGCCCGAGTACCGTCAGGTGCGGCAATTCGCCGATCAACTGGGCGAACTTGGTCTGCCCAATCCGTACTTCCAAGTCTTGGATGGCCCCACCTCGGCCACCGCTTCGGTTGAAGGCAAAGAAGTCATCAACTTCGCGGGCTACAACTATCTAGGCTTGGCCGAACAGGAAGAAGTCAAACAAGCTGCGATTGACGCGATTACGCAACAAGGCACCAGCACCAGCGGCAGCCGTTTAATCTCTGGCGAACGCCAGATTCATCGTCAACTGGAAGGAGAACTCGCCCAGTTTCTCGGCGTCGATAGTGCGATGCTGATGTCTGGCGGGCATGCAGCCAACGAAACGACGATTGGGCACTTGCTGCGAACGGGGGATTTAATCCTGCACGATTCGCTGGCCCACAGCAGTATTATCACCGGGGCCAATCTTTCCGGCGCTCGGCGGCGGCCTTATCCGCACAACGATTGGCGCGAGCTAGACGAGATTTTACACGATATCCGTAAAGACTATCGCCGCGTGTTGATCGTTGCGGAAGGTGTTTACGGCATGGAAGGGGATATCTGCCCCTTGCCGGAATTGGTCGAGATTCGTAATCGACACAAAACCTGGTTGATGATCAACGAAGCTCATTCCCTCGGTACGCTTGGCCCAACAGGGCGGGGCGTCCGTGAACACTTTGGGGTCGATCCCAGTGAAGTCGACATTTGGATCGGCACGCTCAGCAAAGCATTGGGCTCGAACGGCGGCTTTGTCGCTGGCAGCCACGAACTGATCGACTATTTAAAGCACACCGCTTCTGGTTTCGTTTACAGTGCTGGCTTGGCTCCCTCGTCCACCGCAGCGGCTTTGGCGGCGCTGAAGTTGATTGAAGCAAACCCGAATTGGATCGCCAAGCTACAGCAAAACTCCGACTTAGTGCGCGACCTGGCTAAGAAAGCTGGCTTGAATATCGGGAGCAGCCAACTTTCGCCGATCGTACCGATCATTGTGGGCGATTCGATGATGACCATGATCTTGGCCCAGAAGCTTCTGGCCGATGGCGTCAACGCGCGTCCGCTCACTTATCCGGCGGTCGAAGAATCGGCTGCTCGCTTGCGGTTGTTTGTCAACGCGCACCACACCAAAGATCAGATCCGCCAAACGATCAACAAGTTGGCGGCCTTGTGGTCGAAGCTGCAACGAGAAAATCACGCCAGCGCTGGTTAG
- a CDS encoding sugar phosphate isomerase/epimerase family protein, translated as MAKFSMNQMTTLRWSFEQDCFRYREAGLSAIHVWRDKIHDYGEAKGAILLEELELEVSALSWAGGFTGSDGRNFKDALEDARHAVDLAHELDAGCLIVYSGARGGHISKHAQRLFSGALSELIPYAEAHDVTLAIKPIRHKYGCAWTLIRRMTDALQLIDLIDSPRFKLVLDLYEFGDQPDVLDNLHLLIPYLALVQVGDRCCEPQEEPNRCLLGNGHLALDETISKLIQLGYCGPFDIELMGRDVQKLEYDEVLSHSVGYLQAMKCH; from the coding sequence ATGGCCAAGTTCTCGATGAATCAAATGACCACGCTACGTTGGTCATTTGAACAAGACTGCTTTCGATACCGCGAAGCGGGCCTCTCTGCAATTCATGTCTGGCGAGACAAGATTCATGACTACGGTGAAGCCAAGGGAGCAATCCTCTTAGAAGAGTTAGAACTGGAAGTCTCTGCCCTTAGCTGGGCCGGAGGATTTACCGGCAGCGATGGCCGCAACTTCAAAGACGCCCTCGAAGATGCCCGGCATGCGGTCGACCTGGCACACGAATTAGATGCTGGTTGTTTGATCGTTTACAGTGGGGCGCGAGGTGGCCATATCAGCAAGCATGCTCAACGACTTTTCTCCGGAGCGTTGAGCGAGTTGATTCCTTATGCCGAAGCCCACGATGTGACTTTGGCGATCAAGCCGATCCGTCACAAGTACGGTTGTGCCTGGACTCTCATTCGCCGCATGACCGATGCTTTACAGTTGATCGATTTGATCGATTCGCCTCGTTTCAAGCTAGTGCTCGACTTATACGAATTTGGCGATCAGCCGGATGTGCTCGACAACTTGCATCTATTGATCCCTTACCTGGCGTTGGTCCAAGTTGGCGATCGCTGCTGCGAACCGCAGGAAGAACCCAACCGCTGCCTCTTAGGTAACGGGCACTTGGCACTCGACGAAACGATTTCCAAGCTGATCCAACTTGGCTACTGCGGCCCATTCGATATCGAACTGATGGGTCGAGACGTGCAAAAGCTGGAATACGACGAAGTCCTCTCGCATAGCGTCGGCTACTTGCAAGCGATGAAGTGCCACTAA
- a CDS encoding PQQ-binding-like beta-propeller repeat protein, whose translation MPTWVHSLVWGIAVIFPLFTGLSPVFAEDWPTFLGPRHNSTSLETGLLQQWPQGGPKVLWQRKLGTGYGIGSISDGKFFQFDRYGNTNRLVVLNAKTGQELWTYEYPTQYDDYLGYNNGPRCSPIIDGDRVYLYGAEGELHCVSIPEKKLLWKRNLSLEYMVVPNFFGVGSSPVIFEDKLLVMVGGSPEEFKGLGPYDISRVDGNGSGIVALDKLTGKEVYKISDELASYASLTLAEIDGRPWCFAFLRGGLLGFDPRDGKIDFHYPWRAKKLESVNASTPVVVGDEVFISECYAVGSTLLKVKPGGYEVVWKDEFRSRDHVMETHWNTAVYQDGFLYGSSGRHPHQAELRCIEWTTGQVMWKKPGLARCSLLAADKNLICLSEYGPLMLIRTSPQAFQLVSEVTLKNDNGQELIKAPAWSAPILSDGRLYVRGDDRLVCLELSAERE comes from the coding sequence ATGCCGACTTGGGTTCACTCACTTGTTTGGGGAATCGCTGTAATTTTCCCGCTGTTCACGGGGCTCTCTCCCGTTTTCGCAGAAGATTGGCCCACGTTCCTGGGTCCACGTCACAACAGCACTTCTTTGGAAACGGGGCTTTTGCAGCAATGGCCGCAAGGTGGTCCTAAGGTTTTATGGCAGCGTAAGCTGGGGACTGGCTACGGTATTGGTTCGATCAGCGACGGAAAATTCTTTCAGTTCGATCGCTACGGCAATACCAATCGCTTGGTTGTGCTGAACGCAAAGACCGGCCAAGAGCTTTGGACCTACGAGTACCCCACTCAATACGATGACTATCTCGGCTATAACAACGGGCCTCGCTGTAGCCCAATTATCGACGGAGATCGGGTTTATCTTTATGGGGCCGAAGGAGAGTTGCACTGTGTGAGTATTCCAGAGAAGAAATTGCTGTGGAAGCGAAATTTGTCGCTGGAATACATGGTGGTCCCCAATTTTTTTGGCGTGGGTAGCAGCCCGGTCATCTTTGAAGATAAGTTGCTGGTGATGGTCGGGGGCAGTCCTGAAGAGTTCAAGGGGCTGGGCCCGTATGATATTAGCCGTGTCGACGGCAACGGCAGCGGTATCGTCGCTCTCGACAAACTAACCGGCAAAGAGGTCTATAAAATCTCGGACGAACTGGCCAGCTATGCCAGCTTAACCTTAGCTGAAATCGACGGTCGCCCCTGGTGCTTCGCGTTTCTGCGAGGCGGCTTGTTAGGATTTGATCCGCGCGATGGCAAGATCGACTTTCATTATCCTTGGCGAGCCAAAAAGCTAGAAAGCGTCAACGCCAGCACGCCGGTAGTGGTGGGTGACGAAGTCTTTATCTCGGAGTGTTACGCCGTTGGCAGTACGCTGTTAAAAGTGAAACCAGGTGGGTACGAAGTGGTGTGGAAAGATGAATTTCGTAGCCGCGATCACGTCATGGAAACACACTGGAATACGGCCGTCTATCAAGATGGTTTCTTGTACGGGAGCAGCGGACGTCATCCGCATCAGGCCGAACTGCGGTGCATTGAATGGACGACGGGCCAAGTCATGTGGAAGAAGCCTGGCTTGGCGCGCTGCTCGTTGTTGGCGGCCGATAAGAACTTGATTTGCCTGAGCGAGTATGGCCCGTTGATGCTGATTCGGACAAGTCCCCAGGCGTTTCAATTAGTCTCGGAAGTGACACTGAAAAATGACAACGGGCAAGAGCTAATAAAAGCACCGGCCTGGTCAGCGCCGATTCTCTCGGACGGGCGCCTCTACGTGCGAGGAGATGATCGCTTGGTTTGCTTGGAATTATCGGCGGAAAGAGAGTAA
- the arfB gene encoding alternative ribosome rescue aminoacyl-tRNA hydrolase ArfB, whose protein sequence is MSTFVINHSIQIPWSELQFSYARSGGPGGQHVNKTNTKAILKWDVRQTEAIGPAIKQRFEKHWGARINKEGFLVISSEESREQRSNMEACLAKLKQMLTISAKRPKVRVPTKPSLGSVRRNAEKKRQRSERKSQRRSSKNISRDD, encoded by the coding sequence ATGTCCACGTTTGTCATCAACCATTCGATTCAAATCCCTTGGAGCGAGCTGCAATTCTCGTACGCGCGCTCAGGGGGGCCTGGTGGACAGCATGTGAACAAGACCAATACCAAGGCGATTCTGAAATGGGACGTACGCCAAACCGAAGCGATTGGCCCAGCAATTAAGCAGCGTTTCGAAAAGCATTGGGGGGCACGCATTAATAAAGAGGGCTTTCTCGTAATCAGCAGCGAAGAGAGCCGCGAGCAGCGTAGCAATATGGAAGCCTGTCTGGCGAAGCTGAAACAAATGCTCACCATTTCTGCCAAGCGGCCCAAAGTCCGAGTTCCCACCAAACCGTCACTAGGGTCGGTCCGCCGCAATGCGGAAAAGAAACGCCAGCGGAGCGAACGAAAAAGCCAACGGCGTTCCTCGAAAAATATCTCGCGCGACGACTAG
- a CDS encoding UvrB/UvrC motif-containing protein: protein MASEDQHEDIDHILKTWTFEPGRLAARLVTAADGRDVLQMRIEMGLLQMETSGRPDGEKPFGFNSYLEYLQAQYVADASIMLTDDDCLEIDREFVQLYHRRICWLALREYDRAVRDADHTLALMDVCREHSIDEEWIDSHEHFRPFVMFHRIQAKALIELEKHTPEHAIEELTMGVEQLRAAYQDYDPESDFEEDELHVRLIELRETLREQFEVGQTLNEQLADAVANERYEQAAKLRDRISKRENPR, encoded by the coding sequence ATGGCCTCCGAAGACCAGCACGAAGACATCGACCATATTCTGAAAACCTGGACGTTCGAGCCTGGCAGGCTCGCGGCCCGGCTGGTAACCGCTGCAGACGGACGAGATGTCCTCCAAATGCGGATTGAGATGGGGCTACTCCAAATGGAAACCTCGGGACGTCCCGATGGCGAGAAGCCGTTTGGCTTCAATTCCTACTTGGAATACCTTCAAGCTCAGTACGTCGCCGACGCTTCGATTATGCTGACTGACGACGATTGCCTGGAAATCGACCGGGAATTCGTGCAGCTTTATCATCGTCGTATCTGCTGGTTAGCGCTGCGCGAGTACGATCGAGCTGTCCGCGATGCCGACCATACCCTGGCCTTAATGGATGTTTGCCGAGAGCATTCCATCGACGAAGAATGGATCGATAGCCACGAACATTTTCGTCCCTTTGTAATGTTCCATCGCATTCAAGCCAAGGCTTTAATCGAACTGGAAAAGCACACGCCAGAGCACGCCATTGAAGAATTGACCATGGGCGTGGAACAATTGCGAGCCGCTTACCAAGATTACGATCCGGAAAGCGACTTCGAAGAAGATGAGCTTCACGTTCGACTGATTGAACTCCGTGAAACACTGCGCGAGCAATTTGAAGTCGGTCAAACGTTAAACGAACAATTGGCCGATGCCGTTGCCAACGAGCGTTACGAACAGGCCGCCAAGCTCCGCGATCGGATCTCGAAGCGGGAAAACCCTCGCTAA
- a CDS encoding Gfo/Idh/MocA family oxidoreductase, translating to MSDKTKPASPSSIERRSFLKGSAALGTAAAVGSLSLSQSAHAAGSDTLKVALIGCGGRGNGAAVNATKGDENLKITVLADIFPDKVEASKRILSRQLGDRFEVPDDNCFSGFDAYKDVMATDVDVVLLCTTPHFRPAHLEAAIDAGKHVFCEKPVAIDAPGCRKVLETCNKAKQKNLSIVSGLCWRYHPSVQATVEQIKSGAIGDIVSIQENYLAGTLWHRGRKPDWSEMEYQIRNWLYFTWLSGDHIAEQAIHSLDKALWCMDDQPPASAYGLGGREVRTGEEYGNIFDHHAVMYEYPGGQKVFHYTRQMAGCFNQTEDFVMGTKGNAKILAGVVEGTNNWKYDGPGGDMYDLEHKALYAGMRSGNIINNGDYMTKSTMMAIMGRMATYTGKKITWEEAWNSKEDLTPKSYAWGPVEIPTPIAVPGQTKLV from the coding sequence ATGTCTGACAAGACAAAACCCGCCTCACCATCGAGTATCGAAAGACGCAGCTTCCTCAAAGGATCTGCTGCGTTAGGAACTGCCGCCGCCGTTGGTAGCTTAAGTCTTTCGCAAAGTGCCCACGCCGCTGGTAGCGATACGTTGAAGGTTGCCCTCATCGGCTGTGGCGGGCGTGGTAACGGTGCCGCCGTGAACGCGACGAAGGGGGACGAGAACCTCAAGATCACGGTTCTGGCCGACATCTTTCCAGACAAGGTAGAAGCATCCAAGCGAATTCTTAGCCGACAGTTGGGCGATCGCTTTGAAGTACCGGACGATAATTGCTTCAGTGGTTTCGACGCTTACAAAGACGTCATGGCGACCGACGTCGACGTCGTGCTGCTGTGTACCACACCACACTTCCGCCCAGCTCACCTGGAAGCCGCCATCGATGCGGGCAAGCACGTCTTCTGCGAAAAGCCTGTGGCAATCGACGCCCCTGGTTGCCGCAAAGTGCTAGAAACCTGCAACAAGGCCAAGCAAAAGAACCTGAGCATCGTCAGTGGTCTGTGCTGGCGTTACCATCCGTCGGTCCAAGCCACCGTCGAGCAGATCAAGTCTGGTGCGATTGGCGATATCGTTTCGATCCAGGAAAACTACCTCGCCGGTACACTCTGGCATCGCGGTCGTAAGCCTGATTGGTCGGAAATGGAATACCAAATCCGCAACTGGTTGTACTTCACTTGGCTGTCGGGCGATCACATCGCCGAGCAAGCGATTCACAGCCTCGACAAGGCCCTGTGGTGCATGGACGATCAGCCGCCAGCATCGGCTTACGGCTTGGGTGGCCGTGAAGTTCGTACCGGTGAAGAGTACGGTAACATCTTCGATCACCACGCCGTCATGTACGAATACCCAGGCGGACAGAAGGTGTTCCATTACACCCGTCAGATGGCTGGCTGCTTCAACCAGACGGAAGACTTTGTGATGGGTACCAAGGGTAACGCCAAGATCTTGGCCGGTGTTGTCGAAGGGACCAACAACTGGAAGTACGATGGCCCTGGTGGCGACATGTACGACCTGGAACACAAAGCCCTGTACGCTGGCATGCGTTCCGGTAACATCATCAACAACGGTGACTACATGACCAAGAGCACCATGATGGCCATCATGGGCCGCATGGCGACTTACACCGGTAAGAAGATCACCTGGGAAGAAGCCTGGAACAGCAAGGAAGACCTGACCCCGAAGAGCTACGCTTGGGGCCCAGTCGAAATCCCAACCCCGATTGCCGTTCCTGGGCAGACCAAGTTGGTCTAA